ATAATAAAGCGAGTACCCTTGCGCTTAGGATTCTTGCGCAAGGCTTTGAGCAGCACCAAGCCACTCACACCTGGCATCTCCCAATCAGACAGCACCAAGCCCAAAGGGAACTTCGTGTTTTGAATCATCTTAAGACCCTGCTGGGAATTCTTGGCCTCCAAAATATTTGAAAACCCCATGTCTTTAAGGTAGTCCACCACCACATCTCTCACCATGGCATCATCATCGACAACCAAAATGGGTAAATCGTAAAGTGGCCTAGCCATGCTCGCCCTCTCCATCAATCGGAATACGAACGGTGACTTCCAAACCCTTCACTGGATGGTTGGCAACCCGCATGGTTCCTCTGTGCTCCACCTCCACAATTTCGCGACAGATCGCCAGGCCTAGACCAGTCCCTTTGCGACCCTTGGTGGTGAAAAAGGGCTGGAGCACCTGCTCCAAGAGATCCTCTTTTATTCCTGGTCCATAATCGCGAACACGAATCTCGGCCCACTTTTCGTCCTGCACCACCGCATAGTCAATTTGCCCTGAAGTCCCCATGGCATGCATGGCATTGATGGACAGATTGATAATTACCTGAAGTAAGCTTGTCGCATTCGCCTTGGCCTTCACTGGATCTTTCTTGATAATGGTGACCTTCATATTGGTGGTTTTCAGTTGGTGCTCTAACAGATCAAGCGCCTCATCTAAGATATGGTGGACAAAGACCCAATCCTTTTTGGCAATTCCTTCACCTGTTCCCGAGAGATTCTTGAACTTTTCCAATATATCATTGGCTCTTTGCGAGGCCTCTAGGATTCTCTCCAGACCGGCCCGCATATCATCCGCCTCTTTCTTACGACAGATGTCGGCCTTACCCATGATCTGCATCAAAATATTTCCAAACTCATGAGTCACACCCCTGGCAACCGCGGCAACTGAGGCCATTCGCTCACTCTCCAACAAACGATTTTGCGCTTCGGCCAACTGGGCGGTCTTCAATTCTCCTTCTTTTTCCAGGTTCCACAGGGTGATGAAGTTGCGCGCCTTTTGTAAGATTTCTCCCTCTGTAAAGGGCTTATTGAGATAATCCCAACGGTCGACTTTCTTAACCCCCAACAGGGAGTTGATGGACTCAATGCTCCTGTCGTTATAGGCCGTCACAAACACGGCGTAAAGGTCCGGGTCCTGCTTGTGCATTTCCTTGACCAGATCATAGCCATCTTTATCGGAACCAAGCATAACGTCAAAAAAGCCCATAGCATAAGGCCGACCTTCCTGTTGCGCCTTGTGAAAGGCTTCCAGGGCCTTTTCATAGGAGTCACAAATAGTGACGTCAAATTCATAACCAGGGTCAGTCTCGTTCGGGGGGCGACTCATTATTCTTGTCGACCGAAGAGGGAGGACGTTCTTCTTTTTGGGAGCCAATATGTCTTCGTAGCTTTCCAAAATTCCCGGTTCATCATCGACAACCAGAACCCTCTTATTCCAGTCATGGGCAAGTCCCGAAAGTCCGTTGCCTTCTTCCTGGCCGGTGATCAATTGTTTGGCCGAGTTTTTCATGCTGATACCTTCTCGTCATCGGTGGCCACTGCAATTGGCAGTTCCACCACAAATATTGTTCCCTTACCTAAAGTGGAAGACCCTAGGCGAATGTCTCCGCCAAAGGCCCTGATAAATCTCCGACTGATGTTAAGTCCCAGACCAGTGCCCTCTTCTCTTGGCTTGGTGGAAAACTGGGATTCAAAAAGACGGCGTTTGTGCTCCTCTTCAATGCCCACTCCATTGTCCATCACTCCAATCAAGGCCTTGCCTTCGTCAGCCTGGACAGAAATCTCCACCTTGCCCTTAAAAGTCTTGCCCTGAAGCTCTTCCACATCTGCACGGGATTTGACGGCTTGCAGAGCATTGCGCAGAAGATTAGTCATGGCCTGCAGGAATTCATCCTGATCCACCATCACCGTGATGTCCTTGTCCATTTCATCCATGGAAATTTCAGCCTTCATTTGGGATGCCAAATCGGCCATCACATGCATGGATTCGCGCACCAGGTGACCCACATCGTGGGGTTTAGACTCACCCTTAACAACACTAAGTGATCTCATGGACTGGACAATGCGGTTAATGCGCTGACATTCCTTGAGCAAAAAATCCACGTCGCCTGTCAGGGTCCCCACCTCACTGGTCAGAGAGCCACTTACCGCTTTGATGTTTTCCAAATCTTCTTGAAACAAACTGGCTCCTTCAAAGACCTCTGAAGGCGCATTCCAAGCAGAGACCAAGCCATCCAACCCCTTGTCAGCAAAGTCCTTCTCCCAACCGGCGAGAATCTCTTTAAGAACCTCAGCCTCTTCACCCTGGTGCTGGCGCAGGCGGGATTGAATCTTTTGAATCCGCGACATGATTCCGGTAAGAGGATTCAAAACCTCGTGGGCCGCGCGTCCCGCAATTTCACCGACTGCCGCGAGACGGGTTGTGCGCAACAAGGCCTCCTGGGCCTTTTTCACCGCCTGGTTTTGAACCTCAAGCTGATGGGTTCTCTCCTTGACCTTGTTTTCCAGCTCGGCATTGATATGTTCCAGTTCTTCGCGAGATTGCTTGAGATCGCGAATCATGTGATTGAAGGACTTGGCCAACACCGAGATCTCATCTTTGGTCTTGACCGCGATTTGGGTTTCCAAATCTCCCTCAGAAACATTGCGCATTCCACCCATCAACGTTTCCAGCGGGCGAGTGAGCGAACGCGAGAACAGGATGGCAGCAATGAACGAAGCTGTGAGGACTATGAGAGCAAAGAACAAGGAGCGATAAATCAGGTGGTAGACCACAGCAAAGGCCTTGTCCTCACTCACCCGAGAGACCACCATAATGCGTTTGTTAAAGGCTTTTGAGAAGGCTCCCAATACTTTCTTGCCATCCACCTCGGCCGGTAACACGCTGGTGTTGAGTGGGTGCTCCATGGCCTTGAGGATCAATGCATCAGGGCTTCCCTCTTGTCCCATCATTTCCACTTTCGGGTGGGCCAGAATCTCACCCTTTTCGTTGGTGATAAAAACCTCATTGAGAGTGGCGCGGCCAAGAGCCGTCATCAGCTTGTCGGCGCGAAGATAGCTAATCACCGCGTACTGTCTTACTGGAACTCCGGCCTCGGTCTCTTCCACAACACTGCGGCCAAAACCCACCAGGGGAGGCCCATCCAGAATCGTGGCGTTCCATACCGCTTCACCTTCGACCCGAATGCGGTCGAAGGGTATGGGACGCTTTGCCGGAAGCTGATTGAGAAAGTACTCCTCTTTGATTCCGTAGGTCTCGAGGTAAGTGCCACTGGTATAAAGGGCCTTTTCCACCCGGCTGAAGCCGTCACTTCCGCCGACAAAGACGGTTTCAGAATCACTCTCCAGCAACTCCCGCATAAGGCGGTTTGAACGTCCCTTGTTTTCGTTAAAGAAAAAGGCCACTAACTTGATTTTGTCTGCTACACCTTGGAAGAAGGTCTCAATGTCTGAGGCAATGTTGGTCACCGCGCTCCTGTTATAGTCATAGACCAACTCGGTTTTATCACCCTTAAGGATTTTGGCGGCCAGGCCCAGGTAGGCACCGACACACAAAACCAGCAACAGTGTCGTGACAATCAGAAATTTATAACGAATAGAGAACAGCGGCCTCATCTATATATTCTCCCGTCTTTTTATCGGAGCAATAACAGGGAGAATTCACGGCCTGACTCAAAAGGAGTCACAGCCCAACAAAGATCTCCACCTTGGTCGGGAAATGATGCGGCAACTACCAGAGTACAGACTTCAAGTTACCGCTTGGTGCGCACTAATACTGGGGATGTCTCCGTCGACAGCCCCGAACTGGAGGATGAGATGCCCTTTACGCTGTAGGTCGTGTTAGGCAAAAGGCCTGAGATAGTCATCGTGTGGTCAAATCGGAAGCCTTTTTTCTTCGAAGTCAAAACCTCTCCAGTACCAACATTGGTCCACTCCACTTCAGTGGTGGCCGCCTTATCGGTCGACCATGAAACTGAAATCGTTGTCTGTTGCACGTCGGTCACCAGGTAGTCCTCGATAACAGGAGCGGTTTCGTTACAAGGATTCTCTTCCGGTTTTTCCAAATAGTAATGATCAGAACTCACCACTTGCCAACCACGATCCAAGAGACCCTGATAAGCGGCCTGAGGCGAAGGCGGATTCTGGGTGGAGTCGAAATATCGACTGTTACCCTGGCGACCGCACTCAGGGTCATTGGCATCACCGTTCCAAGGACGCCACATAATAATTAAAGAAATGTGATAACGAGGCCCTTGGTAGTAATCCACTTCAAAAGGAATATACTGCCCCTCTTGGATATCCACGGGATAGGTTCCACAGCCCATACGCGTGGGATGGGTGCCATCATTATTGACCACTTCCTGCCAATCTCCGTTGGCATCCTGCATGCGCAGGACCGCGCCATCGTCAGAGAGAATGGCAAACTGATACAGCCCCGAGCTCTCACCGGGAGCGAGAGTAAACTGACTCTTAAAGTTAATACCGAAATACTCATACAAGGTGTCACCCTGAGGAGTGGTGATCACATCTCCGGAACGGGTGACAAACCCTCGATCCCAGGGGCGGGTGGGAATACTGAGTTGGTTAAAAAACAAACTCACCTCATCCACCGGATGGGCATAGGTAATATAGTCGACGGCGCGGGTGTAGTTGGTCTCTCCGGGCAGGGTGTAGAACAGTTTACCCAAGATCCCTTGGGTGCGGTCCCCTAACTGCTCGGAGCCATCGAACGGA
This is a stretch of genomic DNA from Pseudobdellovibrionaceae bacterium. It encodes these proteins:
- a CDS encoding response regulator, with the protein product MARPLYDLPILVVDDDAMVRDVVVDYLKDMGFSNILEAKNSQQGLKMIQNTKFPLGLVLSDWEMPGVSGLVLLKALRKNPKRKGTRFIMITSQRSMERFKITQAAQWAVNAYIIKPFTCDTLKEKIWQVMGWDGAGDSQATG
- a CDS encoding response regulator is translated as MKNSAKQLITGQEEGNGLSGLAHDWNKRVLVVDDEPGILESYEDILAPKKKNVLPLRSTRIMSRPPNETDPGYEFDVTICDSYEKALEAFHKAQQEGRPYAMGFFDVMLGSDKDGYDLVKEMHKQDPDLYAVFVTAYNDRSIESINSLLGVKKVDRWDYLNKPFTEGEILQKARNFITLWNLEKEGELKTAQLAEAQNRLLESERMASVAAVARGVTHEFGNILMQIMGKADICRKKEADDMRAGLERILEASQRANDILEKFKNLSGTGEGIAKKDWVFVHHILDEALDLLEHQLKTTNMKVTIIKKDPVKAKANATSLLQVIINLSINAMHAMGTSGQIDYAVVQDEKWAEIRVRDYGPGIKEDLLEQVLQPFFTTKGRKGTGLGLAICREIVEVEHRGTMRVANHPVKGLEVTVRIPIDGEGEHG
- a CDS encoding HAMP domain-containing protein codes for the protein MRPLFSIRYKFLIVTTLLLVLCVGAYLGLAAKILKGDKTELVYDYNRSAVTNIASDIETFFQGVADKIKLVAFFFNENKGRSNRLMRELLESDSETVFVGGSDGFSRVEKALYTSGTYLETYGIKEEYFLNQLPAKRPIPFDRIRVEGEAVWNATILDGPPLVGFGRSVVEETEAGVPVRQYAVISYLRADKLMTALGRATLNEVFITNEKGEILAHPKVEMMGQEGSPDALILKAMEHPLNTSVLPAEVDGKKVLGAFSKAFNKRIMVVSRVSEDKAFAVVYHLIYRSLFFALIVLTASFIAAILFSRSLTRPLETLMGGMRNVSEGDLETQIAVKTKDEISVLAKSFNHMIRDLKQSREELEHINAELENKVKERTHQLEVQNQAVKKAQEALLRTTRLAAVGEIAGRAAHEVLNPLTGIMSRIQKIQSRLRQHQGEEAEVLKEILAGWEKDFADKGLDGLVSAWNAPSEVFEGASLFQEDLENIKAVSGSLTSEVGTLTGDVDFLLKECQRINRIVQSMRSLSVVKGESKPHDVGHLVRESMHVMADLASQMKAEISMDEMDKDITVMVDQDEFLQAMTNLLRNALQAVKSRADVEELQGKTFKGKVEISVQADEGKALIGVMDNGVGIEEEHKRRLFESQFSTKPREEGTGLGLNISRRFIRAFGGDIRLGSSTLGKGTIFVVELPIAVATDDEKVSA